A single window of Hymenobacter sp. APR13 DNA harbors:
- a CDS encoding efflux RND transporter permease subunit: MPLRKLAHLTLLALGLLTALAVFFVAQLRFNYNFNDFYPAGDPDLDYYEQYASRFGNDNDYVLLGLEAPAGQTVFEPRFLTKVDSLTRFIRARRHVTQVSSPTTASNPVVEGLGVFNVPYLHPREPERRAQDSALVYRTPGLVGNLISRDARAVTILFQTSPNLSKPPGDSLLAAVRTELARQGIPENEYHLAGKMVAQSVFVDRLQMELLVFMSLSVLLVTGLLWLTFRTWWGVVLPLVVVLGAILWGLGVMSAFGVSIDLMTALLPVMLFVVGMSDTIHIITRYVTELGYGASKRDSLLIALKESGFGSGLSALTTSIGFFTLMTSTIRPIYNFGLFTGIAVLLTFALSFTLLPAMLVLLRKPQLRIPRETGHSWDGVLGRMFRTVLARRHWVVAISAVVLGLSVASASRIRINSALLDDLSKNDPVKLDFLFFERQFAGVRPFELDLKPGPGRTIYDLQVLRQTEQIENYLQRDYGLNFVASPVTLIKSVRKALNGGLLTEYRLPDSEAELRRLLRKVKLFRKKPEFRALALPDGSEGRLTGRMPDVGSIRADQLNAGLRRFLRTSVDSTVLQTRLTGSANLIDKNNENLTLNMITGMSIDIVMVTLIVLLLFRSVRMTLVVLIPNLVPILIVAGVMGAAGVSMKVSTSIIFTIAFGIAVDDTIHFISKLKLVLLQEPSLFKAVRKTYLMAGKAVIVTSLILVGGFSTLIFSSFDGTFYVGLLIGLTLLFGVVAELTLLPILILWFYRHKPKEIRQPVPLLEA, from the coding sequence ATGCCCCTTCGCAAACTTGCGCACCTCACGCTGCTGGCCCTCGGACTCCTCACGGCCCTGGCCGTATTCTTCGTGGCCCAGCTGCGCTTCAACTACAATTTCAACGACTTCTACCCCGCCGGCGACCCGGACCTGGACTACTACGAGCAGTACGCCAGCCGCTTCGGCAACGACAACGACTACGTGCTGCTGGGCCTGGAAGCCCCGGCCGGCCAGACGGTGTTCGAGCCCCGGTTCCTGACCAAGGTTGATTCGCTCACGCGCTTTATCCGGGCGCGGCGGCACGTCACGCAGGTCTCGTCGCCGACCACGGCCAGCAACCCGGTGGTGGAAGGGCTGGGCGTGTTCAACGTGCCCTACCTGCACCCCCGGGAGCCCGAACGGCGCGCCCAGGACTCGGCGCTGGTGTACCGCACGCCGGGGCTGGTGGGCAACCTGATTTCGCGGGATGCCCGGGCCGTGACCATCCTGTTCCAGACCTCGCCCAACCTCAGCAAACCGCCCGGCGACTCGCTACTGGCGGCCGTGCGTACGGAGCTGGCCCGCCAGGGCATCCCCGAAAACGAGTACCACCTGGCCGGCAAGATGGTGGCCCAGTCGGTGTTTGTGGACCGGCTGCAGATGGAGCTACTGGTGTTCATGAGCCTCTCGGTGCTGCTGGTGACGGGGCTGCTGTGGCTCACGTTCCGGACCTGGTGGGGCGTGGTGCTGCCGCTGGTGGTGGTGCTGGGGGCCATTCTGTGGGGGCTGGGCGTGATGTCGGCCTTCGGAGTGAGCATTGATTTGATGACGGCCCTGCTACCGGTGATGCTGTTCGTGGTGGGCATGTCGGATACCATCCACATCATCACGCGCTACGTCACGGAGTTGGGCTACGGGGCCAGCAAGCGGGATTCGCTGCTGATTGCCCTCAAGGAATCAGGCTTCGGCTCGGGGCTCTCGGCCCTGACCACCAGCATCGGTTTTTTCACGCTGATGACCAGCACCATCCGGCCCATCTACAACTTCGGGCTGTTTACGGGCATTGCCGTGCTGCTCACGTTCGCGCTCAGCTTCACGCTGCTGCCGGCCATGCTGGTGCTGCTGCGCAAGCCCCAACTGCGCATTCCGCGCGAAACCGGCCACAGCTGGGACGGCGTGCTGGGCCGGATGTTCCGCACGGTGCTGGCCCGGCGGCACTGGGTGGTGGCCATCAGCGCCGTGGTGCTGGGGCTGTCGGTGGCCTCGGCCTCGCGCATCCGCATCAACTCGGCGTTGCTGGATGATTTGTCGAAAAACGACCCGGTGAAGCTGGATTTCCTGTTTTTCGAGCGGCAGTTTGCCGGCGTGCGGCCCTTCGAGCTGGACCTGAAGCCCGGTCCCGGCCGCACGATTTACGATTTGCAGGTGCTGCGCCAGACCGAGCAGATTGAAAACTACCTGCAGCGCGACTACGGGCTGAACTTCGTGGCCTCGCCCGTCACGCTCATCAAATCGGTGCGCAAAGCCCTGAACGGCGGCCTGCTGACCGAGTACCGCTTGCCCGACTCGGAGGCCGAGCTGCGGCGGCTGCTGCGCAAGGTGAAGCTGTTTCGTAAGAAGCCGGAGTTCCGGGCCCTGGCCCTGCCCGATGGCTCCGAGGGCCGCCTCACCGGCCGCATGCCCGACGTGGGCAGCATCCGGGCCGACCAGCTGAACGCCGGCCTGCGCCGCTTCCTGCGCACCTCCGTGGACAGCACCGTGCTGCAAACCCGCCTCACCGGCTCGGCCAACCTCATCGACAAAAACAACGAAAACCTCACGCTCAACATGATTACGGGCATGAGCATCGACATTGTGATGGTGACCTTGATTGTGCTGCTGCTGTTCCGCTCGGTGCGCATGACGCTGGTGGTGCTCATCCCCAACCTGGTGCCCATCCTGATTGTGGCCGGCGTGATGGGCGCGGCCGGCGTGAGCATGAAGGTGAGCACCAGCATCATCTTCACCATTGCCTTCGGTATTGCCGTGGATGACACCATCCACTTCATCTCCAAGCTGAAACTGGTGCTGCTGCAGGAGCCCAGCCTGTTCAAAGCCGTGCGCAAAACCTACCTGATGGCCGGCAAAGCCGTCATCGTCACCTCCCTGATTCTGGTGGGCGGGTTCTCCACGCTGATTTTTTCGTCGTTTGACGGCACGTTCTACGTGGGGCTGCTGATTGGCCTGACGCTGCTGTTTGGGGTGGTGGCCGAGCTGACCTTGCTGCCGATTCTGATTCTGTGGTTCTACCGCCACAAGCCCAAGGAAATACGGCAGCCGGTGCCGCTGCTGGAGGCGTAG
- a CDS encoding type I restriction endonuclease: MELIDQLTNLASRAQKQITHIQTEEATKNALVMPFINALGYNVFDPTEVVPEFICDIGTKKGEKIDYAIMRDGKPIILIECKHVGGDLTINNASQLFRYFHVTEARIAVLTNGVHYRLFTDLEQPNKMDERPFMEFDLFNFQETDVAEIKKLSKAAFNIEDLLFAAYNLKYMRAFKKYFDEQFTQPSPDFINFVSKQIYDGVLTPKLKEQFSVLVHRSFHQFLNDKITMRLRSAMLDTSNGLLATEVPALPTLESAATSAAEPVEKEIETTVEETEGFMIVRAILRKMVAVNRVVMRDVQSYCGILLDDNNRKPICRLHFNGSKKYVTVFDQEGGERVDITSLDDLYGLASRIRAAVQRHEKKPAEAGV, from the coding sequence ATGGAGCTTATCGACCAATTGACCAATCTCGCGTCCAGAGCGCAAAAGCAAATCACCCACATTCAAACCGAGGAAGCAACGAAGAACGCGCTGGTAATGCCGTTTATCAACGCGCTGGGCTACAATGTGTTTGACCCGACAGAAGTAGTGCCGGAGTTTATCTGTGACATCGGCACGAAAAAGGGCGAGAAGATTGATTATGCCATCATGCGCGACGGCAAGCCTATCATCCTGATAGAGTGTAAGCATGTGGGTGGCGACCTGACGATTAACAATGCCAGTCAACTTTTTCGCTATTTCCACGTCACCGAGGCTCGGATTGCGGTGCTCACCAACGGCGTGCACTACCGGCTATTCACGGACCTGGAACAGCCGAACAAGATGGATGAGCGGCCCTTCATGGAATTCGACTTGTTCAATTTCCAGGAAACCGATGTGGCCGAAATCAAGAAGCTGAGCAAGGCGGCGTTCAACATCGAAGACCTGCTGTTTGCTGCCTACAACCTGAAGTACATGCGGGCCTTCAAGAAGTACTTTGATGAGCAGTTCACCCAGCCCTCACCCGATTTCATCAACTTCGTTTCCAAGCAGATCTACGACGGTGTGCTGACGCCCAAGCTCAAAGAGCAATTCAGCGTGTTGGTACATCGCTCGTTTCATCAGTTTCTGAACGACAAAATCACTATGCGGCTGCGGTCGGCCATGTTGGATACCAGCAACGGCCTGTTAGCTACCGAAGTGCCGGCATTGCCCACGTTGGAATCTGCCGCTACGTCGGCGGCTGAGCCAGTGGAGAAGGAAATCGAAACTACTGTGGAGGAAACGGAAGGCTTCATGATTGTGCGGGCCATCCTGCGCAAGATGGTGGCCGTGAACCGGGTGGTCATGCGAGACGTGCAATCGTACTGTGGCATTTTGCTGGACGATAACAACCGCAAGCCCATCTGCCGTCTGCACTTCAATGGCAGTAAGAAATACGTAACTGTATTCGATCAGGAAGGCGGGGAGCGGGTTGATATTACGTCGCTGGATGATTTGTATGGCCTAGCGTCCCGCATCCGAGCTGCCGTTCAGCGTCACGAGAAGAAGCCAGCCGAAGCGGGCGTATAA